From a single Girardinichthys multiradiatus isolate DD_20200921_A chromosome 17, DD_fGirMul_XY1, whole genome shotgun sequence genomic region:
- the itfg2 gene encoding KICSTOR complex protein ITFG2, which yields MRSLNFVQRVSLDFTGTIFPHAICLGDADNDSLNELIVGDTSGKLLVYKNDESKPWITRICVGMLTCVAVGDVCNKGKNLVVAVGAEGWFHLFDLTGVSKSDSSSQHEVLCPDDQRPFFTQHIPANTKVILISDIDGDGRCELVVGYTDRVVRAFRWEEPSDSSDGGSGQLVLLKKWLLEGQVDSLSVNPGPEGLPELMVSQPGCGYAILLCTWTQQDSTESEDDAPATPSSEGPSRDVVLYLTSGRIHNKNVSTHLVGSISKGSKEESSKRGLFALCTLDGTLKLMDSSEQLLWSFQVDHQLFALQKLDVTGDGREEVVACAWDGQTYIIDHNRTVVRFQFDENVNAFCAGQYTCKEGKNSPCLVYVSFNQKIYIYWKVELERMESTNLLRVLEERPEFKSQLKALGVDAEDSSAVRDLVATVLYQDAHT from the exons ATGCGGTCGTTGAACTTTGTGCAGCGTGTCAGTTTGGACTTTACAGGAACCATATTTCCTCACGCCATCTGTCTGGGAGACGCAGACAACGACTCG CTGAACGAGCTGATTGTTGGAGACACAAGTGGAAAGCTACTTGTTTACAAGAATGATGAATCCAAGCCCTGGATCACAAGAATCTGTGTGGGAATG CTGACCTGTGTCGCAGTCGGAGATGTCTGCAACAAGGGAAAG AATCTCGTTGTAGCTGTGGGCGCAGAAGGATGGTTCCATCTCTTTGATCTGACGGGCGTGAGCAAATCAGACTCCTCCAGCCAGCATGAAGTCCTATGTCCTGACGATCAGAGACCCTTCTTCACCCAACATATTCCTGCTAACACTAAAGTCATCCTCATCAGTGATATTG ATGGAGATGGGCGCTGTGAGTTGGTGGTGGGGTACACAGACCGAGTGGTTCGAGCATTCCGCTGGGAGGAGCCCTCAGACAGCTCGGATGGGGGATCCGGTCAGCTGGTTCTCCTAAAGAAGTGGCTACTGGAGGGACAG GTGGACAGTCTGTCTGTGAACCCGGGTCCTGAAGGTTTACCCGAGCTCATGGTGTCCCAGCCGGGCTGCGGCTACGCCATCCTGCTCTGCACCTGGACACAACAGGACTCCACCGAGTCTGAGGATGACGCCCCTGCCACGCCCAGCAG CGAGGGGCCTTCCAGAGATGTAGTTCTCTACCTGACCAGCGGACGGATACACAACAAGAACGTTTCTACTCATCTTGTCGGCAGCATAAGCAAAG GTTCAAAAGAGGAATCCTCTAAACGTGGACTGTTTGCACTTTGTACTTTAGATG GGACCCTGAAGCTGATGGACAGCTCAGAGCAGCTCTTGTGGTCATTTCAGGTCGATCATCAGCTGTTTGCTCTGCAGAAACTCGATGTCACT GGAGATGGTAGAGAGGAGGTGGTGGCCTGCGCCTGGGATGGTCAGACCTACATTATTGACCACAACAGGACTGTGGTGCGGTTCCAGTTTGACGAGAACGTCAACGCCTTCTGTGCAG GTCAGTACACGTGTAAGGAGGGTAAAAACAGCCCCTGCCTGGTCTACGTCAGCTTCAACCAGAAAATCTACATCTACTGGAAGGTGGAGCTGGAGCGGATGGAGTCCACCAACCTGCTGCGAGTGCTTGAGGAGAGGCCTGAATTTAAAAGCCAGTTGAAGGCTCTGGGAGTTG